In the genome of Xanthomonas translucens pv. cerealis, one region contains:
- a CDS encoding TonB-dependent hemoglobin/transferrin/lactoferrin family receptor, producing the protein MIRTAPLTGALWLALAACCAHAAPADAAADTASAATPRDFERLQVTATRTQRAIVEVPSSVDVIDREQMDQELVYDLKDLLRYTPGVAVTGNSGRFSGIGGIRIRGLDGNRVLIQTDGIPVADSFSFGNYLNANRNVVDMETLKRVEIVRGPASSLYGSDALGGVVAYVTKDPADYLAPGKHSYVGLKIGYESEWDGLFAGALAAFGGERWSGMAAVSHRQGQESQTQGDNRSTGAARTAPNPLSSDGRSLLSKLVYAPSANQRFKLSVEGNEDYSSIDALSNVSSSILSQRGRDHQTRARVSLTHEVDQLDALLADDLQWQLYRQDSESLQRTDERRSNNSLRHMQHDFDQRLYGLQANLHKRVDQGRVVHDVSYGIDLSWSDTHEKRDGDAQNLSTGAISKTVGVETFPVRDFPVTETSKAGAYLQDEMRLADGRFSLIPGLRLDHYRLSPQVDAIFAADNPGLVAEKVTDSNVSPKLGAIWRIDDAWSLYSNYAHGFRAPPYNDVNIGFSNLQFGYTAIANPDLKPETSKGAELGLRYIAAAGYFGLSGYYSDYRDFIESYSFVGYNADGLMLYQSRNVDHVVIKGVEARAGVDFGALSARWAGWSLHSSAAYARGDNKTDATPLNAIDPLRGVLGLAYERDSWGAQLVGSFVAKKRRPALATYYTPSGYATLDLLAHWNFTPGARLNVGVFNLADRRYIDWNALPGATLASSSVLDRYTGAGRNVSVSLALDW; encoded by the coding sequence ATGATCCGTACCGCTCCGCTCACCGGCGCGCTGTGGCTGGCTTTGGCCGCCTGCTGCGCGCATGCCGCTCCCGCCGACGCTGCCGCAGACACCGCCAGTGCCGCCACGCCGCGCGACTTCGAGCGCCTGCAGGTCACCGCCACCCGCACCCAGCGCGCCATTGTCGAGGTGCCCAGCAGCGTCGATGTGATCGACCGCGAGCAGATGGACCAGGAACTGGTGTACGACCTGAAGGATCTGCTGCGCTACACCCCCGGCGTCGCGGTCACCGGCAACAGCGGTCGCTTCAGCGGCATCGGCGGCATCCGCATCCGTGGCCTGGACGGCAACCGCGTGCTGATCCAGACCGACGGCATCCCGGTCGCGGACAGTTTCAGCTTCGGCAACTATCTCAACGCCAACCGCAACGTCGTCGATATGGAAACGCTCAAGCGCGTCGAGATCGTGCGCGGCCCGGCCAGCTCGCTGTATGGCTCCGATGCGCTCGGTGGCGTGGTCGCCTACGTGACCAAGGATCCGGCCGACTACCTGGCGCCGGGCAAACATAGCTACGTGGGCCTGAAGATCGGCTACGAGAGCGAATGGGACGGCCTGTTCGCCGGTGCACTGGCCGCGTTCGGCGGCGAGCGCTGGAGTGGTATGGCCGCGGTCAGCCACCGTCAGGGCCAGGAGAGCCAGACCCAGGGCGACAACCGCAGCACCGGCGCGGCGCGCACCGCGCCCAATCCGCTCAGTAGCGACGGCCGCAGCCTGCTCAGCAAGCTGGTCTACGCGCCTAGCGCGAACCAGCGCTTCAAGCTGAGCGTGGAAGGCAACGAGGACTATTCCAGCATCGATGCGCTGAGCAACGTCAGCTCCAGCATCCTGTCGCAGCGCGGCCGCGACCATCAGACCCGCGCCCGCGTGTCGCTGACCCACGAAGTGGACCAGCTCGACGCGCTGCTCGCCGACGACCTGCAGTGGCAGCTGTATCGGCAGGACAGCGAGAGCCTGCAACGCACCGACGAGCGCCGCAGCAACAACAGCCTGCGGCACATGCAGCACGACTTCGACCAGCGCCTGTACGGGTTGCAGGCCAACCTGCACAAGCGGGTGGACCAGGGCCGCGTGGTCCACGATGTCAGCTACGGCATCGACCTGTCATGGAGCGACACCCACGAAAAGCGCGACGGTGACGCACAGAACCTGAGCACCGGCGCGATCAGCAAGACCGTGGGCGTGGAGACGTTCCCGGTGCGCGATTTCCCGGTCACCGAGACCAGCAAGGCCGGCGCCTACCTGCAGGACGAGATGCGCCTGGCCGACGGTCGCTTCAGCCTGATCCCGGGCCTGCGCCTGGACCACTACCGGCTGTCGCCGCAGGTCGATGCGATCTTCGCCGCCGACAACCCCGGCCTGGTCGCGGAGAAGGTCACCGACAGCAACGTCTCGCCCAAGCTCGGCGCGATCTGGCGCATCGACGATGCGTGGTCGCTGTACAGCAACTATGCGCATGGCTTCCGCGCGCCGCCGTACAACGACGTCAACATCGGCTTCAGCAACCTGCAGTTCGGCTACACCGCCATCGCCAATCCGGACCTGAAACCGGAGACCAGCAAGGGCGCCGAACTGGGCCTGCGCTACATCGCGGCGGCCGGCTATTTCGGCCTGAGCGGCTACTACAGCGACTACCGCGACTTCATCGAGTCCTACAGCTTCGTCGGCTACAACGCCGACGGCCTGATGCTGTACCAGTCGCGCAACGTCGACCACGTGGTGATCAAGGGCGTGGAGGCCAGGGCCGGCGTCGATTTCGGCGCGCTGTCCGCGCGCTGGGCCGGCTGGTCGCTGCATTCCAGCGCGGCCTATGCGCGCGGCGACAACAAGACCGACGCCACGCCGCTGAACGCGATCGATCCGCTGCGCGGCGTGCTCGGCCTGGCCTACGAGCGCGACAGCTGGGGCGCGCAACTGGTCGGCAGCTTCGTGGCGAAGAAGCGACGCCCGGCGCTGGCGACGTACTACACGCCGTCCGGCTACGCGACGCTGGACCTGCTCGCGCACTGGAACTTCACTCCTGGCGCGCGGCTCAACGTCGGCGTGTTCAACCTGGCCGATCGCCGCTACATCGACTGGAACGCGCTGCCCGGCGCGACCCTGGCCAGCAGCAGCGTGCTCGACCGCTATACCGGCGCCGGACGCAACGTCTCGGTCAGCCTGGCGCTGGACTGGTAG
- a CDS encoding ChuX/HutX family heme-like substrate-binding protein, whose translation MRKAAAASTDATRIAASAPLPRPAQLAALGTVLCLYRAQLGTELMGWSHALRVGAQLGVDSDGLLESLCFYDRQQRCCWRLYLLPDSDFVAWDALLSALPAIHSGSADAGVAERLWRRVAGRLSGDSWRARALRLHASDGALAASVASVSPLGASIARRIARLEAAEGEVLVDDCCCARAGQSAARHDPQQPWPLLRL comes from the coding sequence ATGCGCAAGGCGGCCGCAGCGAGCACCGACGCGACCCGGATCGCCGCATCCGCGCCGCTGCCGCGCCCGGCGCAGCTGGCGGCGCTGGGCACCGTGCTGTGCCTGTACCGCGCGCAGCTGGGCACCGAACTGATGGGCTGGAGCCATGCGCTGCGGGTCGGCGCGCAGCTCGGCGTGGACAGCGACGGACTGCTCGAAAGCCTGTGCTTCTACGATCGCCAGCAACGCTGCTGCTGGCGCCTGTACCTGCTGCCGGACAGCGATTTCGTCGCCTGGGACGCCTTGCTGTCGGCGCTGCCGGCGATTCACAGCGGCAGCGCCGATGCCGGCGTTGCCGAACGCCTGTGGCGACGCGTGGCCGGGCGCCTGAGCGGCGACAGCTGGCGCGCACGGGCGCTGCGTCTGCACGCCAGCGACGGCGCATTGGCGGCTAGCGTCGCCAGCGTGTCGCCGCTGGGCGCCAGCATCGCCCGGCGCATCGCGCGGCTGGAAGCGGCCGAGGGCGAAGTGCTGGTCGACGACTGCTGCTGCGCCCGCGCCGGCCAGTCGGCCGCGCGCCACGATCCGCAACAGCCGTGGCCATTGCTGCGCCTTTAG
- a CDS encoding ABC transporter ATP-binding protein: protein MTIGEGDSVAIVGASGSGKTTLLGLLAGLDLPTRGEIVLAGQSLNALDEEARAALRARAVGFVFQSFHLLPSLTAAENIALPLELAGREDPARVREVLEAVGLTARARHYPRQLSGGEQQRVALARAFVARPRILFADEPTGSLDQATGQQISDLLFALNAGSDTTLVLVTHDLRLAQRCERRYRLDRGRLRHAEAVADA from the coding sequence TTGACCATCGGTGAAGGCGACAGCGTCGCCATCGTCGGCGCCTCCGGCTCCGGCAAGACCACCCTGCTCGGCCTGCTCGCCGGGCTGGACCTGCCCACGCGCGGCGAGATCGTGCTCGCCGGGCAATCGCTCAACGCGCTGGACGAGGAGGCGCGCGCCGCCTTGCGCGCGCGCGCGGTCGGTTTCGTGTTCCAGAGCTTCCATCTGCTGCCGTCGCTGACCGCCGCCGAAAACATTGCGCTGCCGCTGGAACTGGCTGGGCGCGAGGATCCGGCGCGGGTGCGCGAAGTGCTGGAGGCGGTCGGCCTGACCGCGCGGGCGCGGCACTACCCGCGGCAGCTGTCCGGCGGCGAGCAGCAGCGCGTGGCGCTGGCGCGCGCGTTCGTGGCGCGGCCACGCATCCTGTTCGCCGACGAACCCACCGGCAGCCTCGACCAGGCCACCGGGCAACAGATCAGCGACCTGCTGTTCGCGCTCAACGCCGGTAGCGACACCACCCTGGTGCTGGTCACCCACGACCTGCGCCTGGCGCAGCGTTGCGAACGCCGCTACCGGCTCGACCGCGGGCGCCTGCGCCATGCCGAAGCGGTGGCCGACGCATGA
- a CDS encoding aldo/keto reductase: MQYRRLGATGLQLSALSFGAWINVGGQIGRDEARNLIAAAWDHGVNFFDNAEVYAHGRAEQVMGDVIADLRLPRDGYCVSSKVYFGAVAAPRPTQRGLSRKHVTDACHAALKRLRVDYLDLYYCHRPDADTPLEETVRAMDALVRQGKVLYWGTSEWPAARIREAAQVAQALGLQGPSMEQPQYNLLHRQRVEQEYAPLYVELGLGTTIWSPLASGLLTGKYNDGIDPASRLGQASNAWLHDEVIGPPAQRRVERARRFTALAAGEGVAPAALAIAWCLRNPHVSTVILGASRVVQLLQNFDALQLAAREDPAWWAQVEAAVA; the protein is encoded by the coding sequence ATGCAGTACCGTCGCCTTGGCGCCACCGGCTTGCAGCTGTCGGCGCTGTCGTTCGGGGCCTGGATCAACGTCGGCGGACAGATCGGCCGCGACGAAGCGCGCAACCTGATCGCCGCTGCCTGGGACCACGGGGTCAACTTCTTCGACAACGCCGAGGTCTACGCGCACGGCCGCGCCGAGCAGGTGATGGGCGACGTGATCGCCGATCTGCGGCTGCCGCGCGATGGCTATTGCGTGTCCAGCAAGGTCTATTTCGGCGCGGTCGCCGCGCCGCGCCCGACCCAGCGCGGGCTGTCGCGCAAGCACGTCACCGACGCCTGCCATGCCGCGCTGAAGCGGCTGCGGGTGGACTATCTGGACCTGTACTACTGCCACCGCCCCGACGCCGACACGCCGCTGGAGGAAACCGTGCGCGCGATGGATGCGCTGGTGAGGCAGGGCAAGGTGCTGTATTGGGGGACTTCCGAGTGGCCGGCCGCACGCATCCGCGAGGCCGCACAGGTGGCGCAGGCGCTGGGCCTGCAGGGGCCGTCGATGGAGCAGCCGCAGTACAACCTGCTGCATCGTCAGCGCGTGGAGCAGGAATACGCGCCGCTATACGTCGAACTTGGCCTCGGCACCACGATCTGGTCGCCGCTGGCTTCTGGCCTGCTGACCGGCAAGTACAACGACGGCATCGACCCGGCTTCGCGGCTGGGCCAGGCGAGCAACGCCTGGTTGCACGACGAAGTGATCGGGCCGCCGGCGCAGCGCCGGGTGGAGCGCGCGCGCCGTTTCACCGCGCTGGCGGCGGGCGAGGGCGTGGCGCCGGCGGCGTTGGCGATCGCCTGGTGCTTGCGCAACCCGCACGTGTCCACGGTGATCCTCGGCGCCAGCCGCGTCGTCCAGTTGCTGCAGAATTTCGATGCGCTGCAGCTGGCCGCGCGCGAAGACCCAGCGTGGTGGGCGCAGGTCGAGGCCGCAGTGGCTTGA
- the hemP gene encoding hemin uptake protein HemP: MTAHPVLLRHPETLSLRERALPRAVPAEETISSEALLKGRREVLIQHGDRVYRLRHTSNDKLILTK, from the coding sequence ATGACCGCTCACCCCGTCCTGTTGCGTCATCCCGAAACCCTGAGCCTGCGCGAGCGCGCGTTGCCGCGCGCGGTCCCGGCCGAAGAAACGATCAGCAGCGAGGCGCTGCTGAAGGGGCGCCGCGAAGTGCTGATCCAGCATGGCGACCGCGTGTATCGACTGCGCCATACCAGCAACGACAAGCTGATCCTGACCAAGTAA
- a CDS encoding arylesterase produces MRGNDTKGTPAWTRSAWLLACLAWCLLLPAIACAKGAAGPVLVVGDSLSAAHNIPLQSGWVALLERRLQQQMQAPPAVVNASISGETSSGALTRLPALLQKHHPAVVVIELGGNDALRGLTPAELRGNLEKMIVLSRDAGAKVLLLGIDVPPNYGPAYRQRLRAVYADLARQYQTGLLPFLLEGVALNPALMQDDGLHPTAAGQPKLLENVWPKLKPLIGG; encoded by the coding sequence ATGCGTGGCAACGATACGAAAGGAACGCCTGCCTGGACGCGCAGCGCCTGGCTCTTGGCCTGTCTGGCATGGTGTCTGCTGCTGCCCGCCATCGCCTGTGCCAAAGGTGCGGCGGGGCCGGTGCTGGTAGTCGGCGACAGCCTCAGCGCTGCGCACAACATTCCGCTCCAGTCTGGCTGGGTGGCGCTGCTGGAGCGCCGCCTGCAACAACAGATGCAGGCGCCACCGGCGGTCGTCAACGCCAGCATCAGCGGCGAGACCTCTTCTGGCGCGCTGACCCGGCTGCCGGCGCTGCTGCAGAAACACCACCCGGCGGTGGTGGTGATCGAACTCGGCGGCAACGACGCGCTGCGCGGGCTGACCCCGGCGGAACTGCGCGGCAATCTGGAGAAGATGATCGTGCTCAGCCGTGATGCCGGCGCGAAGGTGCTGTTGCTGGGGATCGACGTGCCACCGAACTACGGGCCGGCGTACCGGCAGCGGCTGCGCGCGGTCTACGCCGACCTGGCCAGGCAGTACCAGACCGGGCTGCTGCCGTTCCTGCTGGAGGGCGTGGCGCTGAACCCGGCGCTGATGCAGGACGACGGCCTGCATCCCACCGCCGCCGGCCAGCCGAAGCTGCTGGAGAATGTGTGGCCCAAGCTCAAGCCCTTGATCGGCGGCTGA
- a CDS encoding DUF6607 family protein — MKSPLLSLLLLAATNLAHAEDADPQRDRASILAMQGEYAVDFAFDETVLLKPGYARASAMRSGANEVVIVVQDSPRKVVLQHLLVDTKSGHVTKHWRQDWSYEAPQRFEFSADQTWQVRPLAAATTRGAWTQCVYEVSDAPRYCGTGRWDYADGHPTWTSDLSWRPLPRREYTKRSDYNALAVINRHTLTPAGWSHEQFNTKVLRKPDGSQQPIAREFGFNDYVKTSDVDFTPAYAYWKATQGYWARVRAHWDGFLGKPPGVHLKTRLDGMAMIVPLFEQAEAVQQGKPVADAKIAALFAQWVEPAPAAR, encoded by the coding sequence ATGAAATCACCGCTCCTGTCCCTGCTCCTGCTCGCCGCGACCAACCTGGCCCACGCCGAGGACGCCGATCCGCAACGCGACCGCGCCAGCATCCTGGCGATGCAGGGCGAGTACGCCGTGGATTTCGCCTTCGACGAGACCGTGCTGCTCAAGCCCGGCTACGCGCGCGCGTCGGCGATGCGCAGCGGCGCCAACGAAGTGGTGATCGTGGTCCAGGACAGCCCGCGCAAGGTGGTGCTGCAGCATCTGCTGGTCGACACCAAGAGCGGCCACGTGACCAAGCACTGGCGCCAGGACTGGAGCTACGAGGCGCCGCAGCGTTTCGAATTCAGCGCCGACCAGACCTGGCAGGTGCGCCCGCTCGCCGCCGCCACGACCCGTGGCGCCTGGACCCAATGCGTGTACGAAGTCAGCGATGCGCCGCGCTATTGCGGCACCGGCCGCTGGGACTACGCCGACGGCCACCCGACCTGGACCAGCGACCTGAGCTGGCGCCCGCTGCCGCGCCGCGAATACACCAAGCGCAGCGACTACAACGCGCTGGCGGTGATCAACCGGCACACGCTGACCCCGGCCGGCTGGTCCCACGAGCAGTTCAACACCAAGGTGCTGCGCAAGCCTGACGGCAGCCAGCAGCCGATCGCGCGCGAATTCGGCTTCAACGACTACGTCAAGACCAGCGATGTCGACTTCACCCCGGCCTACGCCTACTGGAAGGCGACCCAGGGCTATTGGGCCAGGGTGCGCGCGCACTGGGACGGGTTCCTCGGCAAGCCGCCGGGCGTGCACCTGAAGACCAGGCTCGATGGCATGGCGATGATCGTGCCGCTGTTCGAGCAGGCCGAGGCGGTGCAGCAGGGCAAGCCTGTGGCCGATGCGAAGATCGCCGCGCTGTTCGCGCAATGGGTGGAGCCGGCGCCCGCCGCGCGTTGA
- a CDS encoding GIY-YIG nuclease family protein: protein MSDTLSRNDTPHLACIMAETRSGPYYIATAPTLQALEGLGRILRERNSVRGEKEDPVAILAVWYEECENEVAALLRAAEISQLSHCWQRGLIESFNPQWLDLSGVSVGFPWIFTLPERKGSSYHLVTDL from the coding sequence ATGAGCGACACCCTCTCCCGCAATGACACGCCGCACCTGGCCTGCATCATGGCCGAGACCCGCAGCGGGCCGTACTACATCGCCACCGCACCGACGCTGCAGGCGCTCGAGGGATTGGGCAGAATCCTGCGCGAGCGCAACAGCGTGCGCGGAGAAAAAGAGGATCCGGTCGCGATCCTTGCGGTGTGGTACGAGGAGTGCGAGAACGAAGTGGCCGCATTGCTCCGCGCCGCCGAGATCTCCCAGCTCAGCCATTGCTGGCAGCGCGGCCTGATCGAGTCGTTCAATCCGCAGTGGCTGGACCTCAGCGGGGTATCGGTCGGTTTTCCATGGATCTTCACCTTGCCCGAGCGCAAGGGCTCGAGCTACCACCTGGTGACCGACCTGTAG
- a CDS encoding ABC transporter permease, giving the protein MNVLRHAARALRRELFAGDLLTVFAALVLGVAVMTAVGTLVDRVTLALTGSAAEVIGGDLGVTGRQDIPAAFAAEAQRRGLRHTRLVSFPSVLFHGDASQMANIKAVDVGYPLRGELLVARDTVGAGSERAGPPPRGQAYADPRLLEALGLKLGDDLEFGAGTLRVTRVLRAEPDASGELMQLSPPLLVNRADVDAAGLLGPGSRASYRLMIAGAPGEIAALREWLAPRAKAFRLVGIEDTQRGVRGAFDRAGRFLALTALLAVLLAGVATALAANRFALRRIDTVAVLRCLGARQRDILGALALQLLLLAIPACALGVGLGMLAQIGLVEALGSLIPNRLPLPQATPALAGAGIGLLLLLGFGLPPLLRLRDVPPMRVLNRSFAALPPTSLLVYAAALVATVVLAVYATGDGVLAAWVLGGLTLLAALAAAVGSLLLVLLRRLQSRLRGPWKLGLAALTRRRALSVVQLVGLSLSLCALLLLAVIGPGLLGQWRDRLPADTPNYFLMNIQPDQAEHVLGALRGLGVTDAAVEPFSTGKLVAINGKPPQHQEQGPEDDGDGADRPINFSWRHEFPAANQLLSGRFWAADSTAAEASVEQAWAQRYGLKLGDRITLLLGEQQRSFTVTNVRKADWDSFRVNFFLLLNAGAVQDAPYNLISAFHLPRGSAAQLSGLSRSYPNVSLLDIDAILGRVREVIDQVAQAVQLVMGFSLLAGVLVLLAALQATAGERRYDSAVLRTLGARRGQLRGAVLVEFGALGLLAALLAVGAAAAIGVVVAKQAFDLALSPPWPALLLGGVGGVLLSLLAGWSGTRRILRTPPALALREN; this is encoded by the coding sequence ATGAACGTACTGCGCCACGCCGCACGCGCGCTGCGCCGCGAGCTGTTCGCCGGCGACCTGCTGACCGTGTTCGCCGCGCTGGTGCTGGGCGTGGCGGTGATGACCGCGGTCGGCACCCTGGTCGATCGCGTCACCCTGGCGCTGACCGGCAGCGCCGCCGAGGTCATCGGCGGCGACCTCGGCGTCACCGGGCGCCAGGACATCCCCGCCGCGTTCGCCGCGGAGGCGCAACGGCGCGGCCTGCGCCACACGCGCCTGGTCAGCTTCCCCAGCGTGCTGTTCCATGGCGATGCCAGCCAGATGGCCAACATCAAGGCGGTCGACGTCGGCTATCCGTTGCGCGGCGAACTGTTGGTCGCGCGCGACACCGTCGGCGCCGGCAGCGAGCGCGCCGGCCCGCCGCCGCGCGGCCAGGCCTATGCCGATCCGCGCCTGCTCGAGGCGCTGGGACTGAAGCTCGGCGACGACCTGGAATTCGGCGCCGGCACGCTGCGCGTGACCCGGGTGCTGCGCGCCGAGCCGGATGCGTCGGGCGAGCTGATGCAGCTGTCGCCGCCGCTGTTGGTCAACCGCGCCGACGTCGATGCCGCCGGCTTGCTCGGCCCCGGCAGCCGCGCCTCGTACCGGTTGATGATCGCCGGCGCGCCGGGCGAGATCGCTGCGCTGCGCGAGTGGCTGGCGCCGCGCGCCAAGGCGTTCCGCCTGGTCGGCATCGAGGACACCCAGCGCGGCGTGCGCGGCGCGTTCGACCGCGCCGGCCGCTTCCTGGCGCTGACCGCGTTGCTGGCGGTGCTGCTGGCCGGCGTCGCCACCGCGCTGGCCGCCAACCGCTTCGCGCTGCGCCGCATCGACACGGTCGCGGTGCTGCGCTGCCTGGGCGCGCGCCAGCGCGACATCCTCGGCGCACTGGCGCTGCAGTTGCTGCTACTGGCGATTCCCGCCTGCGCGCTCGGCGTGGGCCTGGGCATGCTGGCGCAGATCGGCCTGGTCGAAGCGCTGGGCAGCCTGATCCCGAACCGGCTGCCGCTGCCGCAGGCGACCCCGGCGCTAGCCGGCGCCGGCATCGGCCTGTTGCTGCTGCTCGGCTTCGGCCTGCCGCCGCTGCTGCGGCTGCGCGACGTGCCACCGATGCGCGTGCTCAACCGCAGCTTCGCCGCGCTGCCGCCGACCTCGCTGCTGGTCTACGCCGCCGCGCTGGTTGCCACCGTGGTGCTGGCGGTGTACGCCACCGGCGACGGCGTGCTCGCGGCCTGGGTGCTGGGCGGACTGACCCTGCTGGCCGCGCTCGCCGCGGCAGTCGGCAGCCTGCTGCTGGTGCTGCTGCGGCGACTGCAATCACGCCTGCGCGGGCCGTGGAAGCTGGGCCTGGCCGCGCTGACCCGGCGCCGCGCGCTGAGCGTGGTGCAACTGGTCGGGCTGTCGCTGTCGCTATGCGCGTTGCTGCTGCTGGCGGTGATCGGCCCCGGCCTGCTCGGCCAATGGCGCGACCGGCTGCCGGCGGACACGCCGAACTACTTCCTGATGAACATCCAGCCCGACCAGGCCGAGCACGTGCTCGGCGCGCTGCGCGGGCTGGGCGTCACCGACGCGGCGGTGGAGCCGTTCAGCACCGGCAAGCTGGTGGCGATCAACGGCAAGCCGCCGCAGCACCAGGAGCAAGGCCCGGAGGACGACGGCGATGGCGCCGATCGGCCGATCAACTTTTCCTGGCGGCATGAGTTCCCCGCCGCCAATCAGTTGTTGTCCGGGCGTTTCTGGGCTGCCGACAGCACCGCGGCGGAAGCCTCGGTGGAGCAAGCCTGGGCGCAGCGCTACGGCCTCAAGCTCGGCGACCGCATCACCCTGCTGCTCGGCGAGCAGCAGCGCAGTTTCACCGTGACCAACGTGCGCAAGGCCGATTGGGATTCGTTCCGGGTCAATTTCTTCCTGTTGCTCAACGCTGGCGCGGTGCAGGACGCGCCGTACAACCTGATCTCCGCGTTCCACCTGCCGCGCGGTTCGGCGGCGCAGTTGAGCGGCCTCAGCCGCAGCTATCCGAACGTGTCGCTGCTGGACATCGACGCGATCCTGGGGCGGGTGCGCGAGGTGATCGACCAGGTGGCGCAGGCGGTGCAGCTGGTGATGGGCTTCAGCCTGCTGGCCGGCGTGCTGGTGTTGCTGGCGGCGCTGCAGGCCACCGCCGGCGAGCGCCGCTACGACAGCGCGGTGCTGCGCACGCTGGGCGCGCGCCGCGGCCAGTTGCGCGGCGCGGTGCTGGTGGAATTCGGCGCGCTCGGCCTGCTCGCGGCGCTGCTGGCGGTCGGCGCGGCGGCCGCGATCGGCGTGGTCGTGGCCAAGCAGGCGTTCGACCTGGCGCTGTCGCCGCCGTGGCCGGCGCTGCTGCTGGGCGGGGTCGGCGGCGTGCTGCTGAGCCTGCTCGCCGGCTGGTCGGGCACGCGCCGCATCCTGCGCACGCCGCCGGCGCTGGCCCTGCGCGAGAACTGA
- a CDS encoding NupC/NupG family nucleoside CNT transporter, protein MVEGLGRIGFGLFGLAVLIGITWLFSNNKRAVDWKLVATGLVLQIGFASLVLLVPGGREVFDWLGQLFVKVLSFVNEGSNFIFGSLMDTTSNGFIFAFQVLPTIIFFSALMGVLYHLGVMQAVVRVMAWAITKVMRVSGAETTSVCASVFIGQTEAPLTVRPYIPKMTESELLTMMIGGMAHIAGGVLAAYVGMLGGSDPGQQAFYAKHLLAASIMAAPATLVVAKLLIPETGTPLTRGTVRMDVEKTTNNIIDAAAAGAGDGLRLALNIGAMLLAFIALIALVNAPLTWLGDATGLAAAIGRPTNLSTLFGYLLAPIAWVIGTPWADATTVGSLIGQKVVINEFVAYSELSKIVKGQIPGMQLSEEGRLIATYALCGFANFSSIAIQIGGIGGLAPERRQDLARFGLRAVLGGSIATFMTATIAGVLSHFG, encoded by the coding sequence ATGGTCGAGGGTTTGGGGAGGATCGGCTTCGGCCTGTTCGGATTGGCGGTGTTGATCGGGATCACCTGGCTGTTCTCGAACAACAAGCGTGCGGTCGATTGGAAGCTGGTCGCGACCGGTCTGGTCCTGCAGATCGGCTTCGCCTCGCTGGTGCTGCTGGTGCCGGGCGGGCGCGAGGTCTTCGACTGGCTGGGGCAGCTGTTCGTGAAGGTGCTGAGCTTCGTCAACGAAGGCTCCAACTTCATCTTCGGTAGCCTGATGGACACCACCAGCAACGGTTTCATTTTCGCCTTCCAAGTGCTGCCGACGATCATCTTCTTCTCCGCGCTGATGGGCGTGCTCTACCACCTGGGGGTGATGCAGGCGGTAGTGCGGGTGATGGCCTGGGCGATCACCAAGGTGATGCGCGTGTCCGGCGCGGAGACCACCAGCGTCTGCGCCAGCGTGTTCATCGGCCAGACCGAGGCGCCGCTGACGGTGCGCCCGTACATCCCAAAGATGACCGAGTCCGAGTTGCTGACGATGATGATCGGCGGCATGGCGCACATCGCCGGCGGCGTGCTGGCGGCCTATGTCGGCATGCTCGGCGGCAGCGATCCGGGGCAGCAGGCGTTCTACGCCAAGCACCTGCTGGCGGCGAGCATCATGGCCGCGCCGGCGACGCTGGTGGTGGCCAAGCTGCTGATCCCGGAAACCGGCACGCCGCTGACCCGCGGCACGGTCAGAATGGACGTGGAGAAGACCACCAACAACATCATCGACGCGGCCGCCGCCGGTGCCGGCGACGGTCTGCGTCTGGCGCTGAACATCGGTGCGATGCTGCTGGCCTTCATCGCGCTGATCGCGCTGGTCAACGCGCCGCTGACCTGGCTCGGCGACGCCACCGGCCTGGCCGCGGCGATCGGCCGCCCGACCAACCTGTCCACCCTCTTCGGCTACCTGCTGGCGCCGATCGCCTGGGTGATCGGCACACCGTGGGCGGATGCGACCACGGTCGGCTCGCTGATCGGGCAGAAGGTGGTGATCAACGAGTTCGTCGCCTACAGCGAGCTGTCGAAAATCGTCAAGGGCCAGATCCCCGGCATGCAGCTGAGCGAGGAAGGCCGGCTGATCGCCACCTACGCGCTGTGCGGCTTCGCCAACTTCAGCTCGATCGCGATCCAGATCGGCGGCATCGGCGGGCTGGCCCCGGAGCGGCGCCAGGACCTGGCGCGGTTCGGCCTGCGCGCGGTGCTCGGCGGTTCGATCGCCACCTTCATGACCGCCACCATCGCCGGCGTGCTGTCGCATTTCGGCTGA